The Virgibacillus dokdonensis genome includes a window with the following:
- a CDS encoding CAP domain-containing protein, giving the protein MRFIRNLLLLAVVAVVGFYLLESSETSPKETMQIISDTVKEKQQMIKTKDVPEDRPDIALEGDIFKWYGKSSEQLEEELGEPVRKDLSAYGYTWWVYTNDKDQYIQFGLIDGTIQTIYATGKGTNIKPVAIGESYEKVQKHFQFKEEVNYRDGLASYTFKLSADDRKTRPLVKISDSIFMQLYFDTFQQQLSSIRIVDIDALLKHQPYELRYRGKIPEKPSLSDEEWEKVEAGMEQQVLDITNIMRQQRNKDKLQWEKSVGEVAYFHSKDMAVNKYFSHSSQDGRGLKERLEEGEVSFVAAGENIAAQYPDAAAAMEGWLNSKGHREALLSDKYTHLGVGVYRLYYTQNFLAKPF; this is encoded by the coding sequence ATGCGATTTATACGAAACCTCTTACTTTTAGCAGTAGTCGCTGTTGTCGGTTTTTATTTGTTGGAAAGTAGTGAAACATCTCCCAAAGAAACGATGCAAATAATTAGTGATACAGTAAAAGAAAAACAGCAAATGATTAAAACAAAAGACGTACCAGAAGATAGACCCGATATTGCTTTAGAAGGTGATATATTTAAATGGTATGGCAAATCAAGTGAGCAATTAGAAGAAGAATTAGGCGAGCCAGTTAGAAAAGATTTAAGTGCTTATGGTTACACGTGGTGGGTTTATACAAATGATAAGGACCAATATATTCAATTCGGGTTGATAGATGGAACGATTCAGACTATTTATGCGACTGGCAAAGGAACAAATATCAAACCTGTTGCCATTGGAGAAAGTTATGAAAAGGTGCAAAAGCATTTTCAATTTAAAGAAGAAGTAAATTATCGGGACGGACTTGCTTCTTACACATTTAAGCTAAGCGCTGACGATAGAAAAACGAGACCATTAGTAAAAATTTCTGACTCTATTTTCATGCAACTTTATTTTGATACTTTTCAACAACAATTATCTTCTATCCGAATTGTTGACATTGATGCTCTTTTAAAGCATCAACCATATGAATTGCGATATAGAGGTAAAATCCCAGAAAAACCGAGTTTGTCTGATGAGGAATGGGAAAAAGTAGAAGCCGGTATGGAACAACAAGTGCTAGATATTACCAATATTATGCGGCAACAACGGAATAAAGATAAGTTACAGTGGGAAAAATCAGTTGGAGAAGTTGCCTATTTTCACAGCAAAGATATGGCTGTTAATAAATATTTTTCTCATTCCAGTCAAGATGGAAGAGGTTTAAAAGAACGTTTAGAGGAAGGAGAAGTATCCTTTGTCGCAGCAGGTGAAAATATTGCAGCGCAATACCCAGATGCTGCTGCTGCAATGGAAGGTTGGTTGAATAGTAAAGGTCATAGAGAAGCTTTGTTAAGTGATAAATATACTCACTTAGGT